The following coding sequences are from one Equus caballus isolate H_3958 breed thoroughbred chromosome 27, TB-T2T, whole genome shotgun sequence window:
- the LOC102148741 gene encoding large ribosomal subunit protein P1: MAWDFLLALEPVAEISRSLTKPAKGRPALTRTRAWVSELACIYSALILHDDEVTITALANVSIRSLLCNMGAGGPPPPAGAAPAGGPAPSTTAAAPAEEKKVEAKKESEESDDDMGFGLFA; the protein is encoded by the exons ATGGCTTGGGACTTCCTACTTGCTCTGGAGCCTGTAGCTGAGATTTCCAGAAGTCTGACAAAGCCAGCAAAG GGCCGCCCAGCCCTCACGCGCACCAGGGCCTGGGTCTCGGAGCTCGCCTGCATCTACTCGGCCCTCATCCTGCACGACGATGAGGTGACCATCAC GGCCCTGGCCAATGTCAGCATCCGGAGCCTCCTCTGCAACATGGGGGCTGGTGGACCTCCCCCGCCTGCTGGGGCTGCCCCAGCTGGAGGTCCTGCCCCCTCCACCACCGCTGCTGCCCCAGCTGAGGAGAAGAAagtggaagcaaagaaagaatcTGAGGAGTCTGATGATGACATGGGCTTTGGTCTTTTTGCCTAA